The Rhinopithecus roxellana isolate Shanxi Qingling chromosome 9, ASM756505v1, whole genome shotgun sequence genome contains a region encoding:
- the STAR gene encoding steroidogenic acute regulatory protein, mitochondrial, with product MLLATFKLCAGSSYRHMRNMKGLRQQAVIAIGQELNRRALGGPNPSTWISQVRRRSSLLGSRLEETLYSDQELAYLQQGEEAMQKALGILSNQEGWKKESQQDNGDKVMSKVVPDLGKVFRLEVVVDQPMERLYEELVERMEAMGEWNPNVKEIKVLQKIGKDTFITHEMAAEAAGNLVGPRDFVSVRCAKRRGSTCVLAGMATDFGNMPEQKGVIRAEHGPTCMVLHPLAGSPSKTKLTWLLSIDLKGWLPKSIINQVLSQTQVDFANHLRKRLESRPASEARC from the exons ATGCTGCTAGCAACATTCAAGCTGTGCGCCGGGAGCTCCTACAGACACATGCGCAACATGAAGG GGCTAAGGCAACAGGCTGTGATCGCCATCGGCCAGGAGCTGAACCGGAGGGCCCTGGGAGGCCCCAACCCTAGCACGTGGATTAGCCAGGTTCGGCGGCGGAGCTCTCTGCTTG GTTCTCGGCTGGAAGAGACTCTCTACAGTGACCAGGAGCTGGCCTATCTCCAGCAGGGGGAGGAGGCCATGCAGAAGGCCTTGGGCATCCTTAGCAACCAGGAGGGCTGGAAGAAGGAGAGCCAGCAG GACAATGGGGACAAAGTGATGAGTAAAGTGGTCCCAGATCTGGGCAAGGTGTTCCGGCTGGAGGTCGTGGTGGACCAGCCCATGGAAAGGCTCTATGAAGAGCTGGTGGAGCGCATGGAAGCAATGGGGGAGTGGAACCCCAATGTCAAGGAGATCAAG GTCCTGCAGAAGATTGGAAAAGATACATTCATTACTCACGAGATGGCTGCAGAGGCAGCAGGAAACCTGGTGGGGCCCCGTGACTTTGTGAGCGTGCGCTGTGCCAAGCGCCGAGGCTCCACCTGTGTGCTAGCTGGCATGGCCACAGACTTCGGAAACATGCCTGAGCAGAAGGGTGTCATCAG GGCGGAGCACGGTCCCACTTGCATGGTGCTTCACCCACTGGCTGGAAGTCCCTCGAAGACCAAACTTACGTGGCTACTCAGCATCGACCTCAAG GGGTGGTTGCCCAAGAGCATCATCAACCAGGTCCTGTCCCAGACCCAGGTGGATTTTGCCAACCACCTGCGCAAGCGCCTGGAGTCCCGCCCTGCCTCTGAAGCCAGGTGTTGA